The Cystobacter fuscus DSM 2262 genomic interval TGTGGGGATGGCTGAGGGTGGCGAGCGCGGTGGCTTCCTTGTCGAAGCGCTGGACGAACTCGGGATCCTTGGCGAGCCGCGGCGGCAGCACCTTCACCGCCACGCGGCGGCCCAGCGACATCTGCCGCGCGAGCCACACCTCGCCCATGCCGCCGCGGCCCAGCACGCGCAACAGCTCGTAGCCGGGAACCGCCAGCGTGCCGCCCACGAAGGTGCTCTCCAGGGTGCCCTCCTCGGCCCCGGTCGGAGGAGCCGCCGCGCGCGAGGCCCGCACGAGGAAGCGGGTGCCGCAGGCACACGACACCTCCGCTCCCGCCTGGAGGGAGCCCACCTCGTGCGTCCGCGCGCAGTTCGGACAGTCCTGGGTCGTCATCAGTCGTGGTGGGTGTTGGTGATCTCCAGGCCGAGCACCCGGTAGGGCTGCACGCCCTTCTCCTTGCCCTTGACCTGGGTGACGGGCAGCGGCTCCACGTCGAAGCCGGAGCCGGCCTTCTTCACCGTGCTGTCGTTGGCCACGACGTCGCCCCCGCGCGCGAGCCCACACAGGCGCGAGGCGGTGTTCACCGTGTCGCCGATGGCGGTGAACTCATGGCGCTCGTTGCTGCCCATGTAGCCCACGACGGCCTGACCGGTGTTCACGCCGATGCCCACCTCGATGGGCCGCTTGCCCGCGGCGACACGCGAGCCGTTGAGCACGTCCACCGCGTCCTGCATCTCCAGCGCCGCGCGCAGCGCCCGCGCCGCGTCGTCCGGATGGCTGGAGGGCGGGCCCCAGACGGCCATGACGCAGTCGCCGATGAACTTGTCCAGGTTGCCCTCGTGGCGGAACACCACGCCGGCCATGAGGGTGAAGAACTCGTTGAGCATGCTCACCACCTCCTGCGGAGACTCGTTCTCCGACAGGGTGGTGAAGCCGCGGATGTCCGCGAACAGGCAGGTGACTTCCGCCAGCCGGCTCTGACGCAGGTCCTCCGTCTCGCCGCGGATCACCGCCTCGGCCACCGCGCGCGACAGGAAGCGGCTGAGCTCGGCGCGGGTGATGGCCTCGTTCTGGATCTGCGCCGCCAGGGCCGCGTTCTCCAGGGCGATGCCCGCCTGGGCGGAGATGCCCGAGAGGATGGTCAGATCCTTCTCCGAGAAGGCGTTGGTCTGCTGGCGCGAGTCGAGGAAGAGCACCGCCTCCAGCTTGCCCTTGGACAAGAGCGGCACCGCCATGGCCGAGCGGATGCCCTGCGCCACGATGCTCTCCGAGGAGGAGAAGCGCTCGTCGATGATGGCGTCCGCGGTGAGCACCGCCTTGTGCGTCTCGGCCACCTTCTGCAGCACCGTGTCGGACACCATGACGTTGTCCGGCCGGCCGTGGCGGTGCTTGACGGCCACCGGCACGGTGAACTGCCCGTCCGGGCCCGCCTTGAGGACGACGCCGTGGTCCGCGGCGAGCAGCTGGAAGGACACCGAGAGGATCTGCTCGAAGAGGTCCGCCTGCTTGCCCTGCTGGCTCACCTGGCGGTGGAACTCGTAGGCGGTGCGCAGCTTCTCGTACTCGCGCTTGAGCGTGGCGAGCTCCTGGATCTGCTCGGCGGGCCGGAAGTTCTGCGGCGGCCCCTGCTGATCCATCTGCGCGAGGAAGGCGGGCACCGAGTGCGACTGCGCCACCACCGTCACCCGGGGCGAGCGCGACGTCGTGCCACCCGGGCCCGAGGACAGGGGCGCTGCCACGCCCGGGGACTCGCCGGAGTAGAAGGTGAGCTTGGTGGCGCCCACGCTGATCTCGTCCCCGTCGCGCAGCTTCAGCTCCGAGACGCGCTTGCCGTTGACGAAGGTGCCGTTGGAGGAGCCCAGGTCGCGCAGGACGTACTCGCGGCCCACGCGCTCGATGGTGGCGTGCTCCTTGGAGACCTCGCGGTCCACCAGCCTCAGCGTGTTGGAGGGGTGCCGGCCCAGCGTCGTGAGCTGGCCGAGCGAGAACTCCCCGGTCGTCCCGTCCGGAAACCGCCCCTTGAGATGCGGCCCCCGCGGACCCGCGGTCTTCGAGGATGGAGGGGAACCTTGACTCACGCGCGCCACCTCGACGCTCCGGATTCCGACGTCACCCCCCGGACACTACCAGACCTCCCGGAGCACCGGAACGACTACGAACGCCTGCCCGGAGGGTCAGCTCAGAGGAAACTTTCCGGACTTCCCGGGCTCTGGGGGGCGGAGGGGGCCCGGGAGCCCAGGGGGAAGGGGTTCTTGATGGCCAGGCCCACCGCGGGATAGACGATGGCGCCCCCGAGGTCGCGCTCCCGGCCGAAGAGGACGGGGCGGCAGGAGCTGTAGCCGGCGGTGAGCTCGGCGAAGAGGTGCACGTAGCGGAAGCCCAGGGCGAAGCCCACGCTGGCGCCCACGAAGTGGCTGGCCACCTGGGCGGGCAGCCGCACGTCGAAGCCCGACACGTCCTGGCCCGAGTTCGAGTAGTCCACCAGCCGCGAGTCCAGCGAGGTGCTGCTGTAGATGTACTTGGGCGCGCCGTACAGCTTGAAGATGTCCCCCAGATCCAGGCTCAGGTAGATGGGCACCTCGAGATCCCACCGGGAGAACTCGTCGATCTGGACGATCTCCAGGGCATCCAGCACGGGGCTCTTGAAGAGGTGGCGGGAGAGGCCCACGCCGAGCGCCAGGTCATAGGACTTGCGCCGGTAGTCCGGCAGCGAGTCGTCCTCGGGATCGCCCCCGTGCGCCAGCCGCAGCTTGCCGTCGAAGCGCAGGGAGGTGGAGCTCAGGCGCAGGCCCACGTCCAGGCTGTTGGAGTCGAGCAGGCCGGCGCGCACCATCAGCTCGTTGGAGACGCCCGGAGGGGCCACCGCGAGCGCCAGGCCCACGCCCAGCAGCCGCTGGGCCTCCGACTCCGGCAGTTGGTAGGGCTCGCCGGACTGGACGGCCTGCTTGATGGCCTTTCCCTGGGCGATGCCCTGTTCGATGAGGGAGCCGAGCTGGCCCACCGGTGCGAAGGCGCCCGTGGCGCCGGATACCTGGAACTGGCCCCGGGCGAGGGGTTTGGCCGTCTGCATCGTGGAGAGCGTGGATGCGCAACCGGTGGCCGTCAGCAGGGCGAGCAGGAGGAGTGGAAGTCTCATGAGGGAGCGCACAGATTACGCCGCCGCCCGTCCGATTGTCAGGCCCGCCCCCCTTCACTCCTTCCACACAGGGCACTCCGGCTGTTAAGGGATGCCGGTGCGAATCAAGCAGAAACCCGAGGATTTCTCCGTCAAGGAGTCCTACCGCTTCGACGAAGTGGCCAGCGGTCGCTACCGCGTCTACCTCATGGACAAGCAGAAGCTGTCCACCTTCGACGCGGCCAACCGCCTGCGCGAGGCCTTCGGCCTCAAGCCCGGCTCCATCTCCTATTGCGGCCTGAAGGACAAGCAGGGCCGCACCGAGCAGCTCATCGCCGTGGACGGCGCCGACGTGGACATGCAGGAGCCCGACCTGCGCCTGAAGTACCTGGGGCGCTCGGACAAGGCCCTGTCCGCGGCCAACATCACCTCCAACCGCTTCGCCGTCACCGTGCGCATGTTGACGCAGGAGTCCGTTGGACCGCTCAACGTGGCCGCCGCGGAGATCAACCGCCTGGGCGTGGTGAACTACTTCGACAGCCAGCGCTTCGGCTCGCTCAAGCACGGCCAGGGCTTCATCGCCAAGGATCTCCTGCGCGGTGACTTCGAGGCCGCGCTGCACAACTACATGGCGCGCCCCTCGGAGCTGGATCGCTCGGAGGACGCCAAGGTGAAGGCCTTCTGGCGCGACAACTGGGGCAAGTGGGACGCGCGCGTGCCCTTCGAGGGCAGCCGCAAGTACCACCGCATCCTCAAGTCCCTGCGCGAGCACCCCGGCGACTGGGTGCGCGCCTTCCTGCAGATCGAGGCGGACTACCGCGCGATGCTGCTCTTCACCTACCAGAGCTACCTCTGGAACGAGGGCGTGCGGCGCTACCTCCAGGTGCTGCTGCCGCGCGAGAGCCTCTTCCCGATGAAGTACCAGGCGGGCACCCTGCTCTTCCACCGCGACGCGGACCCCGAGACGCTCAACACCCTGCGCTCCTCCACCTTCCCGCTCGTCGCCCCGGACACCCGCCTCGAGGATCCGAAGGTGAAGCAGGCCATGGACTGGGTGATGGGCCGCGAGAAGATCGCCTCCTTCGAGGATCTGCGCGTGCGCGAGGCCCCGCGGATGCTCTACTTCAAGCACGAGGAGCGCCCCACCGTCGTCGTGCCCCACAAGCTCGTCATCGGCCGGGTGCAGAACGACGACCTCAACCGGGGCTACCTCAAGGTCAACATCGCCTTCACCCTGCCCCCCGGCGCCTACGCCACGCTCGTCATCAAGCGGCTCTTCCACTTCGAGTACGAGGAGGAGAGCGCCCAGAAGATCCGCGAGGGCTGGTACACGCCGCCTCCGGAAGGAGAAGAGGACGGCCCGGCTCCCCGTGGACCGCGCCGGTCCTCCGCTGGCGGTGAGACCCGCGCCCCCCGTGCCGCGTCCCGGGGCGCCGCGCCCACCCGCCGGGATGCCGCCGAGGACACCCGCGCCCCCCGCGCCCCGTCCCGGGTCTCCACGCTCGCCGCCACGCCCACGGCTCCGGCCGCCCGGCGCTCGCCCGCTTCCGAGCCCACCGGCAACCGGCGCGCCCAGCCCCGGGAAGCCGCCGCGCCGCCGCCGCCCGCTCCCACGCCCCCCGCC includes:
- a CDS encoding adenylate/guanylate cyclase domain-containing protein → MSQGSPPSSKTAGPRGPHLKGRFPDGTTGEFSLGQLTTLGRHPSNTLRLVDREVSKEHATIERVGREYVLRDLGSSNGTFVNGKRVSELKLRDGDEISVGATKLTFYSGESPGVAAPLSSGPGGTTSRSPRVTVVAQSHSVPAFLAQMDQQGPPQNFRPAEQIQELATLKREYEKLRTAYEFHRQVSQQGKQADLFEQILSVSFQLLAADHGVVLKAGPDGQFTVPVAVKHRHGRPDNVMVSDTVLQKVAETHKAVLTADAIIDERFSSSESIVAQGIRSAMAVPLLSKGKLEAVLFLDSRQQTNAFSEKDLTILSGISAQAGIALENAALAAQIQNEAITRAELSRFLSRAVAEAVIRGETEDLRQSRLAEVTCLFADIRGFTTLSENESPQEVVSMLNEFFTLMAGVVFRHEGNLDKFIGDCVMAVWGPPSSHPDDAARALRAALEMQDAVDVLNGSRVAAGKRPIEVGIGVNTGQAVVGYMGSNERHEFTAIGDTVNTASRLCGLARGGDVVANDSTVKKAGSGFDVEPLPVTQVKGKEKGVQPYRVLGLEITNTHHD
- the truD gene encoding tRNA pseudouridine(13) synthase TruD, with the translated sequence MRIKQKPEDFSVKESYRFDEVASGRYRVYLMDKQKLSTFDAANRLREAFGLKPGSISYCGLKDKQGRTEQLIAVDGADVDMQEPDLRLKYLGRSDKALSAANITSNRFAVTVRMLTQESVGPLNVAAAEINRLGVVNYFDSQRFGSLKHGQGFIAKDLLRGDFEAALHNYMARPSELDRSEDAKVKAFWRDNWGKWDARVPFEGSRKYHRILKSLREHPGDWVRAFLQIEADYRAMLLFTYQSYLWNEGVRRYLQVLLPRESLFPMKYQAGTLLFHRDADPETLNTLRSSTFPLVAPDTRLEDPKVKQAMDWVMGREKIASFEDLRVREAPRMLYFKHEERPTVVVPHKLVIGRVQNDDLNRGYLKVNIAFTLPPGAYATLVIKRLFHFEYEEESAQKIREGWYTPPPEGEEDGPAPRGPRRSSAGGETRAPRAASRGAAPTRRDAAEDTRAPRAPSRVSTLAATPTAPAARRSPASEPTGNRRAQPREAAAPPPPAPTPPAGFRERQRMKKTAKEQARQEQAAKRPESRKKK